In the genome of Dioscorea cayenensis subsp. rotundata cultivar TDr96_F1 chromosome 1, TDr96_F1_v2_PseudoChromosome.rev07_lg8_w22 25.fasta, whole genome shotgun sequence, one region contains:
- the LOC120262418 gene encoding uncharacterized protein LOC120262418 yields the protein MENSTGAAPTSMVTCEKLDRMASWVGASVASAFFASLERCSCINLSTTDFEDEEDEEAKDRPLMLTKPIIHDAPDDDAPKPQKLSV from the coding sequence ATGGAGAACTCCACCGGAGCCGCTCCGACAAGCATGGTGACGTGCGAGAAGCTCGACCGGATGGCGAGCTGGGTCGGTGCAAGCGTGGCCTCGGCCTTCTTCGCGTCGCTGGAGCGTTGTTCCTGCATCAACCTTAGCACCACAGACTttgaggatgaagaagatgaggaagcTAAGGATCGCCCTCTCATGCTCACCAAACCCATCATCCACGATGCCCCTGACGATGACGCCCCCAAGCCCCAGAAGCTTTCCGTTTGA
- the LOC120283315 gene encoding uncharacterized protein LOC120283315: MYICLAAVKEGFISGWRNLIALDGCFLKGVVKGQILVAIGRDGNNQMYPIAWAIVDKETTETWSWFLEQLSDDLNIGDGLGWSIISDMQKGLIHAINELLPHIEHRMCARHIYARWGKSYPGKDLQIQFWNIARSTSEPEMKKQIEKMKELKGGAKAVEELLDRWPILESRSKPIITMLEDIRQYVMTRIVVKKQYALKWKNSCGPNIVSRIDKERKNSSRWYVEWNGGASHEVFRDDLVQHVREGYVILLACQSCSCGKWNKMGIPCEHALAVISFNGADPENFVADWFKRDIYLKAYSSTINPVKGSEFWQLVMKIPSEIPQVEATPVLNETNIGLRMQSRQRKMARAIQASKGKKQVHTSAQGFVTIIRGAHHGGVIVGRDNPQFNSFITAGQLNALKSRNTNAN; encoded by the exons ATGTACATCTGTTTGGCAGCAGTCAAAGAAGGGTTTATAAGTGGTTGGAGGAACCTAATTGCCCTTGACGGATGTTTTTTGAAGGGAGTTGTAAAAGGGCAGATTTTGGTGGCTATTGGGAGAGATGGCAACAATCAGATGTATCCTATAGCTTGGGCAATTGTGGATAAGGAGACAACAGAAACTTGGTCTTGGTTTCTTGAGCAACTAAGTGATGATCTAAACATTGGAGATGGACTAGGATGGTCTATTATAAGTGACATGCAAAAG GGCCTAATCCATGCAATCAATGAATTATTACCACACATTGAGCATAGAATGTGTGCAAGACACATCTATGCAAGATGGGGAAAAAGCTATCCGGGGAAGGATTTACAGATTCAATTCTGGAATATTGCAAGATCTACAAGTGAACCtgaaatgaagaaacaaattgagaaaatgaaagaactaaaaGGTGGAGCAAAAGCTGTGGAGGAATTATTGGATAGATGGCCAATTTTAG AATCGAGAAGCAAGCCAATAATTACAATGCTTGAAGATATTAGGCAGTATGTAATGACTAGAATTGTAGTGAAAAAACAATATGCATTGAAGTGGAAAAATTCTTGTGGGCCTAATATTGTTTCTAGGATTGACAAGGAAAGGAAAAATAGTTCCAGGTGGTATGTAGAATGGAATGGTGGTGCAAGCCATGAGGTTTTTAGAGATGATTTAGTGCAGCATGTAAGGGAGGGATATGTAATATTGCTTGCATGCCAAAGCTGTTCTTGTGGGAAATGGAATAAAATGGGAATTCCTTGCGAACATGCATTGGCTGTTATTTCGTTTAATGGGGCGGATCCAGAAAATTTTGTAGCTGACTGGTTTAAAAGAGACATATACTTGAAGGCATATAGTTCCACTATCAATCCAGTAAAAGGAAGTGAATTTTGGCAACTAGTGATGAAG ATCCCAAGTGAAATCCCCCAAGTTGAGGCAACTCCAGTACTAAATGAGACCAATATTGGATTAAGAATGCAGAGCAGGCAAAGAAAAATGGCAAGAGCTATTCAAGCATCTAAAGGGAAGAAACAAGTTCATACTAGTGCTCAAGGTTTTGTAACTATCATTAGG GGTGCTCATCATGGTGGAGTAATTGTTGGGAGGGACAATCCACAATTTAATTCATTCATCACTGCTGGCCAATTAAAT GCACTGAAAAGTAGGAATACTAATGCAAATTAA
- the LOC120265735 gene encoding uncharacterized protein LOC120265735 isoform X2, which yields MGGLCCILRRGRSIGRSSGCWFDGELTSMPDIGGEARFNHSSTKSSQILHAFTPSWTGKPGFSKKQADLFFPPDFADNFPIGKQKLQQLVGCMLLKEEGRLFLDN from the exons ATGGGCGGACTGTGCTGTATATTGCGGCGTGGGAGGAGCATTGGGAGGTCGTCAGGTTGTTGGTTCGATGGAGAGCTAACATCGATGCCAGATATCGGTGGGGAAGCACG CTTCAATCactcatcaacaaaatcatcacaaattttACATGCATTCACTCCATCATGGACAG GCAAGCCAGGATTTTCAAAGAAACAAGCAGATTTGTTCTTCCCTCCCGATTTTGCAGATAACTTTCCAATAGGCAAGCAG AAGCTTCAACAATTGGTGGGTTGTATGTTATTAAAAGAAGAGGGCAGGCTCTTCTTGGACAATTAA
- the LOC120265735 gene encoding putative ankyrin repeat protein RBE_0921 isoform X1: MSSPCLRTLIVRCSFCFQLAMGMCMVWRSFFRRGFDVNSINLDGRTVLYIAAWEEHWEVVRLLVRWRANIDARYRWGSTLQSLINKIITNFTCIHSIMDRQARIFKETSRFVLPSRFCR, from the exons ATGAGCTCACCTTGCTTGAGAACCTTGATTGTACGATGCAGCTTCTGTTTTCAGCTTGCCATGGGGATGTGCATGGTGTGGAGGAGCTTCTTCAGGAGGGGGTTTGATGTGAATAGTATCAATCTTGATGGGCGGACTGTGCTGTATATTGCGGCGTGGGAGGAGCATTGGGAGGTCGTCAGGTTGTTGGTTCGATGGAGAGCTAACATCGATGCCAGATATCGGTGGGGAAGCACG CTTCAATCactcatcaacaaaatcatcacaaattttACATGCATTCACTCCATCATGGACAG GCAAGCCAGGATTTTCAAAGAAACAAGCAGATTTGTTCTTCCCTCCCGATTTTGCAGATAA